A single genomic interval of Zingiber officinale cultivar Zhangliang chromosome 4A, Zo_v1.1, whole genome shotgun sequence harbors:
- the LOC121972326 gene encoding uncharacterized protein ycf23-like: MMILFLQICVSSVDPLAFPSAVEAGAQMVEIGNYDSFYEMGIQFSPEQILKLTRETRRILPSITLSVTVPHMLSLPDQVKLAELLEQEGADIIQTEGGKYSSPSKPGVLGLIEKATPTLAAAYSISRAVQIPVMCSSGLSAVTAPMALTAGAAGVVCVLLLSNLIIICY; the protein is encoded by the exons ATGATGATCTTGTTCTTGCAGATTTGTGTTTCCTCTGTGGACCCTTTGGCATTTCCttctgcagtggaagcaggtgcCCAAATG GTGGAAATTGGAAATTATGATTCTTTCTACGAGATGGGAATTCAGTTTTCCCCTGAACAG ATTCTAAAGCTCACTAGAGAAACTAGAAGGATTCTTCCATCCATTACACTGTCTGTAACCGTGCCACACATGCTTAGTCTCCCTGATCAG GTGAAGCTAGCAGAGTTGCTGGAACAGGAAGGTGCTGATATAATCCAAACTGAAGGAGGGAAATACTCAAGTCCATCAAAACCTGGTGTCCTTGGTTTGATCGAGAAG GCCACACCAACGCTAGCAGCTGCATACTCCATTTCCCGAGCAGTTCAGATTCCAGTTATGTGCTCATCTGGATTAAGCGCTGTCACTGCACCTATGGCTTTAACAGCAGGAGCAGCTGGTGTGGTATGCGTTCTTTTGctttctaatctaatcattatctgctactag